From the genome of Nerophis ophidion isolate RoL-2023_Sa linkage group LG25, RoL_Noph_v1.0, whole genome shotgun sequence, one region includes:
- the nucb2a gene encoding nucleobindin-2a, producing the protein MVFYSRSNMWWNHVLLASWVLLLVHIHNVEAVPISIDRTKINKAPEMKTETAPASVDTGLHYDRYLREVIDFLEKDEHFREKLHNTDMEDIKQGKLAKELDFVSHHVRTKLDELKRQEVNRLRTLIKARHDLEGGNDIAVDHQALLKQFEYLNHMNPHTFEVDDLDRLIKSATNDLENFDKERHEEFKRYEMMKEHDRQEHLKTLDEDKRKQEEEHYEELRKKHADHPKVNHPGSENQLKEVWEETDGLDPEDFDPKTFFNLHDTNGDGFFDEQELESLFTKELEKIYDPTNEEDDMVEMEEERLRMREHVMNEVDANQDRLVSLEEFLTATNKKEFLEPDSWETLEQNQAYTDEEMREFEEHLAQQEHDLRQKSVDLQKQRDELERQQEQLNAQKMELQQAVDHMEQLKAEKQQQPPEVHIEGNAVPEIHDQDAVHVQEEQHPVDPVHHDASQDQNQIQNQQGAEQTHQDLPPGHQESPQDENRLK; encoded by the exons ATGGTCTTTTACAGCCGTAGTAAT ATGTGGTGGAATCATGTCCTGCTGGCCAGCTGGGTTCTGCTGCTCGTCCACATCCACAATGTGGAGGCAGTTCCTATCAGTATTGACAGGACCAAAATCAACAAAGCGCCTGAGATGAAAACTGAAACCGCTCCAGCCAGTgtg GACACTGGCCTCCACTATGACCGCTACCTCAGGGAAGTCATTGATTTTCTTGAAAAAGATGAACATTTCAGAGAAAAACTCCATAATACAGACATGGAAGATATTAAG CAAGGTAAACTAGCCAAAGAGCTGGACTTTGTAAGCCACCACGTAAGAACAAAACTGGACGAGTTGAAGAGGCAGGAGGTAAACCGACTGCGTACATTGATTAAAGCAAGGCATGACCTCGAAGGTGGAAATG ATATCGCAGTGGACCACCAGGCTCTGTTGAAACAGTTTGAATACTTGAACCATATGAATCCACACACGTTTGAAGTGGATGACCTGGATCGCCTCATCAAATCG GCCACCAACGATCTGGAGAATTTTGACAAAGAGCGACACGAGGAATTCAAGAGGTATGAAATGATGAAGGAGCACGACAGGCAGGAACACCTAAAGACGCTGGATGAAGATAAAAGAAAGCAAGAGGAGGAGCACTATGAGGAGCTAAGGAAGAAACACGCTGACCATCCCAAAGTCAACCACCCA GGAAGCGAGAATCAGCTAAAAGAAGTGTGGGAGGAAACAGATGGTTTGGACCCTGAGGATTTTGACCCAAAAACCTTTTTCAATTTACATG ACACTAATGGAGACGGTTTCTTTGACGAGCAAGAACTGGAGTCACTCTTCACCAAAGAG CTGGAGAAAATCTATGATCCTACCAACGAGGAGGACGATATGGTGGAAATGGAGGAGGAAAGGTTACGCATGAGGGAACATGTCATGAACGAG GTGGATGCTAACCAGGACAGGTTGGTCTCATTAGAAGAGTTCCTGACTGCTACCAATAAAAAGGAATTCTTGGAGCCGGACAGTTGGGAG ACCTTGGAGCAGAACCAAGCCTACACGGACGAGGAGATGAGGGAATTTGAGGAGCACCTCGCTCAGCAGGAGCACGACCTCCGGCAGAAGTCTGTTGACCTCCAGAAACAGAGAGATGAGCTGGAGAGACAACAGGAGCAGCTCAATGCGCAGAAAATGGAGCTAcagcag GCTGTGGATCATATGGAACAGCTCAAAGCTGAAAAACAGCAACAACCTCCTGAGGTCCACA TCGAAGGAAACGCCGTCCCAGAGATCCACGATCAAGACGCCGTCCACGTCCAGGAGGAGCAGCACCCCGTAGATCCAGTCCACCACGACGCTTCCCAGGACCAGAACCAGATTCAGAACCAACAAGGGGCCGAGCAGACGCACCAGGATTTGCCGCCAGGCCACCAGGAAAGCCCACAGGACGAGAACCGCCTTAAGTGA
- the LOC133542886 gene encoding hyaluronan and proteoglycan link protein 3-like — translation MFLSIRGRVQLRQNFPEDAALVMTQLQLNNTGRYVCEVVDGLEDKRTTVDLELKGVVFPYQHRLGRYYLTFLEAKQACEQQDATVATFTQLYQAWEEGLNWCNAGWLADGTVQYPITQPRATCGGSGLAPGIRSYGKRLSQPHRYDAFCFSSSLRGKVYYFQPSGKMNLTEARQACEDDEAQIAKVGQLYAAWKLTGLDHCNAGWLADGSVRYPITRPRRNCSLSEPGVRSFGFPPSQDKHGVYCYKAQE, via the exons ATGTTTTTGTCGATCAGAGGACGTGTGCAGCTCAGGCAGAACTTTCCAGAAGATGCTGCACTTGTGATGACGCAACTCCAACTGAACAACACAGGCCGCTATGTCTGTGAAGTGGTGGACGGACTGGAGGACAAGAGGACTACAGTGGACCTTGAGTTGAAGG GTGTGGTGTTTCCATACCAGCATCGTCTCGGCCGTTATTACCTGACCTTCCTGGAGGCTAAGCAGGCGTGTGAGCAGCAGGACGCCACGGTGGCCACGTTCACTCAGCTCTACCAGGCCTGGGAGGAAGGTCTGAACTGGTGCAACGCAGGCTGGCTGGCCGACGGGACAGTCCAGTACCCCATCACTCAGCCCAGAGCAACTTGTGGCGGTTCTGGACTTGCCCCAGGCATCCGGAGTTACGGAAAGCGCCTGTCGCAACCTCATCGCTATGATGCCTTCTGCTTTTCCTCTTCGTTGCGAG GGAAAGTGTACTACTTTCAGCCTTCTGGCAAGATGAACCTGACAGAGGCTCGGCAGGCCTGTGAGGACGATGAAGCCCAGATCGCCAAAGTCGGCCAGCTTTACGCAGCATGGAAACTGACGGGCTTGGATCACTGCAATGCCGGCTGGTTGGCCGATGGAAGTGTTCGATATCCCATCACAAGGCCACGAAGAAATTGCAGTCTTTCGGAGCCGGGAGTACGAAGCTTTGGCTTCCCCCCTTCCCAGGACAAGCATGGAGTCTATTGCTACAAAGCACAGGAGTAA